The following are encoded together in the Fusarium keratoplasticum isolate Fu6.1 chromosome 1, whole genome shotgun sequence genome:
- a CDS encoding Matrin-type domain-containing protein, producing the protein MDFQNRAGSKFGGGGVASQSATNADRRERLRKLALETIDLDKDPYFFKNHVGSFECRLCLTVHQNDGSYLAHTQGKKHQTNLARRAAREQKEGRQGAVDPATGLPVGVTGAGFAQRRNVVKIGRPGYKITKIRDPVTRQQGLLFQLQYPDATPETTPKWQVMNAFTQHVEEPDKNFQYLLVAAEPYETVGFKIPARELDKREDRQFCFWDPDAKEYWIQVMFMTEREERFNAAPGLTARR; encoded by the coding sequence ATGGACTTCCAGAACCGCGCAGGCTCCAAgtttggcggcggcggcgtcgcGTCCCAGTCGGCCACCAACGCGGACCGTCGCGAGCGTCTCCGCAAGCTCgccctcgagaccatcgaccttgacaaggacccctacttcttcaagaaccaTGTCGGCTCCTTCGAGTGCCGTCTCTGCCTCACGGTTCACCAGAACGACGGTTCCTACCTCGCTCACACCCAGGGCAAAAAGCATCAGACCAACCTCGCCCGCCGTGCCGCCCGCGAGCAAAAGGAGGGCCGCCAGGGCGCCGTCGACCCGGCCACGGGGCTCCCCGTCGGCGTCACTGGAGCCGGTTTCGCACAGCGCCGTAACGTCGTCAAGATCGGCCGCCCTGGTtacaagatcaccaagatccGAGACCCCGTCACACGCCAGCAGGGCCTACTCTTCCAGCTGCAGTACCCAGACGCCACCCCCGAGACCACACCCAAGTGGCAGGTCATGAACGCCTTCACACAGCACGTCGAGGAGCCCGACAAGAACTTCCAGTATCTACTCGTCGCCGCCGAGCCCTACGAGACGGTCGGCTTCAAGATCCCAGCCCGCGAGCTGGACAAGCGCGAGGACCGACAATTTTGCTTCTGGGATCCCGACGCCAAGGAGTATTGGATCCAGGTCATGTTTATGACGGAGCGTGAGGAGCGCTTCAACGCGGCACCTGGTCTGACAGCACGGAGATGA